The Deinococcus ruber genomic interval GAAATTGTCAGGCTTGATCATCTTGCCGCTTTCGCTGGCCTCGAACCCGTATTCACGCGCCCGCTGGATCACGTCGGGTGCCCAGTACGGGTCTTTGCCCTCATAGGCCTCGTGCTTTTCCAGCACCGCAAAAATCCAGCTCTCGCCCTCGTCGATACACTCGAAGCCCCGCCACAGCTGTGCCGGAAGGGTGATGTAATCGAATTCCTCCAGAATCGTCTCGCCGTCTACCTTGTCGGGCGTGCTGCCCCAGTAAAAGCGCCAGCGGCCCCGGAGCGGCAGAAACGACTCGATGTAATCGTGGGTGTGATACGCCGGGCCGTTGCCCTGCCGCGCCCGAACCACGCCCACCTGAAAGCCGTGCGGCGAGGTGATGAACGGCTCGTAGGCGTCGTTTTCGCTGGCCGTGTCCCCGATCACCGCGTAATTGTGGCGCTGGTGGCCGGGCAGGATGCTGTCGATGAACATCAGCGGAATTGGACGCGATTTCAGGTCGCGGAAGCGAACCACATTCCCGGTCATCACGCCGAGATCTTCGGTGGGGGCGGGGGTCGAAGGGGCGTCGGGGGCCTGGGTCATGGCGTCTCCTTGGAGTGGATTCTGCTGGAGGAGGAACCCGGACGATCAACGCGGGAACGACCTCCAGTACACGGGGGGTAAGGGGGCGGACGGGTCTTTCGGCAGAGAACGAAGGCGACCAGGCCGCCGTCCCTGCTGTGTGCATACGTATGCATACCGTACTCCCCGCTTTCCGGTTCGTCAAGACAGGCGCAGCTCTGTCACATCAGGTTCACAGGAGGACGATTTTTACCGTCAGCAGCGCTCTTCTGAAGGTGTGTCCGCCTCAGAACGGACACCGCACCGGGCTGTATCTGAAAGGAGGCAGACACAGCGCCGCAGCTCGCAGAAAGGCCGAAAACGGTGGCTGGGCAGTGCTGCGCGGGAAGGTGCAACGCCTGAAGTGAGCTGGACAACTGTGAAGCACTTGACAAACCCAAAACATGACAACTATGGTGTATGCATACGTATGCAGAGCAGAACCAAACCGGTTTGCGCCACCAGAATGATCTGAGAAAGACATGGTGAGAGCAGAAGATTCCGGTTGGGTTTTTGCAACACAACGTATCCGTTCGCAGTCCTGGCCCGGTTCCGACCGAATCTTTTCCGGCGTTCCTGCCGCCATCCGCGCCTTGACTCCTCGTTTTGGGCCACCTCCTTGTGTTGGGCCAGTTCGACACGACATCTCGATGAAGACCGGAAGACAGAGACCGGCATACAGCGGCTGCCGATGAACACGTGTCCATTTCCTGCGAGACACAGAACGGCATCCGGAAGTGGCTGACCTCATGCAGCCTTCTCCAGCACCAGGCCCGGTACGCCTCCGTCAACTGCGCTCCTCCGGCACCGATGGCCGCCTGTACTTCCAGCACGCTTCAGCACGTCGCAGACCTCGCAGCAGTCACCTCGTCAGGAGGGCATACATATGCAGAAAGCAGGCAAGTCAGTGAAGCAGCGGGTGGGACTGTCCCTCGGACTCCTGGGTGTTCTGACCCTCGGCGTTGCCGTGCCCTCATTGGGCAGCGCTCAGGGCAGCACGCCCTACGGCCTCAAGGCAGGCAAGCCCTATAACGGCACCAAGCTCAAGTTCCTGATCTGCTGTCTGGGAGCGGGGCAGTTCGCGCAGCTTGCCAAACTGACCGGCGAGGGCGGCGAGTTCAACCAGCTGACCGGCATCAGCGTGCAGTGGGAGAACACGCCCTACGAGGCGCTTCAGCAGAAGGAACTGGTGGAGGCTACCACCGGCAGCACCTACGACGCCGTGGCCTGGGTCGACGCCTGGGGCGAGGCCATCAAGCCCTACCTCGTCTCGCTGAACGACCGCATCAAGACCGACCACATCAATCTGCGCGACTACCCCAGTGCGTACGTTCAGGCGGCCACCGACAGCAGCGGCAACATCATCGGCATGCCGTTCCGTGGGCACCCGCTGGTGCTGTTCTACCGCAAGGACATCTTCACCAACCTGCGCCTGCCGGTGCCGCGTACGTGGCAGCAGGTCGAGGCCACCGCGCAGCTCATTCAGAAGCGCATGCCCGGCACCGTGGGTCTGTCGGCCATGTACGGCGTGAATGCCGGGCAGAACCTCTTCAACTGGGTCAGCATGCTGTGGGGCAACGGCGGCGACATCCTCGACAAGGGCGGCCACCCGATCTTCAACAACGACAAGGGCATGCAGGCCACCCAGTTCTATATCGACCTGCTCCGCAAGGACAAGGTGGTTCCGGCAGCAGCCACCACCTTCGGTGAGCCGGAGTCGTCCAGCCAGATCCTTCAGGGCAAGGCGGCCATGTGGGTCGGCTGGTGGTGGTACTGGTCGAAGTTCTCCGATCCGAAGCAGGTGGCGTCCAGCGTGCTGAACAACGTCGGCTTCTCGCCCGCGCCCGGCTGGGCTGGCGGCACCACCCAGAATTACGGGCTGGTCTGGCCGGTGGGCATCTTCAAGAACTCCAAGAACCAGGACGCGGCCTGGGAGTTCATCAAGTACGTCAGCAATACCGACGTGCAGAAGAAGGTGGCCTCCAACCGCAGCGACCTCGCACTGGCCGACAACACCATCGTTACCTTCTCGGGCATGAACGATCCCAAGGTGAACGCGGCCAACGGCGGCATTCCCAAGGTCGGCGGTCAGGCCCTCCGCAGCGCCCGCACGCTGCCACAGGTGCGCTCGTGGGCCGAAATTCAGAGCGTGCTGGAAATCGGCATCAACAAGATGTCGACCGGTGCCGACGTGAAGGC includes:
- a CDS encoding cupin domain-containing protein encodes the protein MTQAPDAPSTPAPTEDLGVMTGNVVRFRDLKSRPIPLMFIDSILPGHQRHNYAVIGDTASENDAYEPFITSPHGFQVGVVRARQGNGPAYHTHDYIESFLPLRGRWRFYWGSTPDKVDGETILEEFDYITLPAQLWRGFECIDEGESWIFAVLEKHEAYEGKDPYWAPDVIQRAREYGFEASESGKMIKPDNFSELEEQMLHQFGDE
- a CDS encoding ABC transporter substrate-binding protein, translating into MQKAGKSVKQRVGLSLGLLGVLTLGVAVPSLGSAQGSTPYGLKAGKPYNGTKLKFLICCLGAGQFAQLAKLTGEGGEFNQLTGISVQWENTPYEALQQKELVEATTGSTYDAVAWVDAWGEAIKPYLVSLNDRIKTDHINLRDYPSAYVQAATDSSGNIIGMPFRGHPLVLFYRKDIFTNLRLPVPRTWQQVEATAQLIQKRMPGTVGLSAMYGVNAGQNLFNWVSMLWGNGGDILDKGGHPIFNNDKGMQATQFYIDLLRKDKVVPAAATTFGEPESSSQILQGKAAMWVGWWWYWSKFSDPKQVASSVLNNVGFSPAPGWAGGTTQNYGLVWPVGIFKNSKNQDAAWEFIKYVSNTDVQKKVASNRSDLALADNTIVTFSGMNDPKVNAANGGIPKVGGQALRSARTLPQVRSWAEIQSVLEIGINKMSTGADVKATLDGMARDVDAIQKRAGYYK